The Methanothrix sp. region TCATCTCTTCGAGGAGCATATACGGCGTATCGCCCATCATAATTCCGGAGTATCCCACAGCTATAGACACTGCTGTGAAGAACGGGGCGCACGTGGAGCTTGTTCTCACAGCTCCGATTGTGGAGATAGTCGTGAGAGATTACAGGGAGATACTGGAGAATCTTCTCAAAAAGGAGAACTTCGAGCTGTACAGGCTCGATGCTGATGTCAGGGCTGCGTTTACCGTAATCGACTCCTCTCTCTCCCTCGGCCTCTTCAGGCTCGATGGCGGCTATGATATCGGCCAGGACCTGATATGCACAGGGGCTGGGGCCAGGGAGTGGGGTATGAGGCTCTTCATGCACCACAAGAAGAGGGCGGAAAGGGTCACCTCGATATAATAACAGCAATCGCTCTCGTGTGTTCACTTAGAGGTCGAGCGTGCAGGCTGCTGTAAGCGGGCATTCATTCTCCGAGAACGCATAGAATGACAAGTGCATCCTCTGGAAAGTCATCGCATGGCTGAGAGCACAGCAATATGCAGGGATCTGTGCGTGACACCAAGATGATCTGGCGCAGAATATTAACATGGAGGGCGGGCAGATCCCGCCTCGCGGCTCATACCAGGCCAGCGCGCTGGAGTCTCAGCAGGGCTGTTGTGTCCAGCTTCTCTCCCTTCTTGAACTGATTCAGGATCTCCTCGGCCTCGCGCTTTGCAGCTTCCTTCGCGCGATCCTCTCTGGCATCGCGGCTCTTCTTCTTGAGGCCCATGATGATCTTATCAAAATCGCGGATCTCCCTCTGTGTCCTTATGAACTCTCTGTGCTGCTCATCCGCCGCCTCCTGCGCCTTTATGAACTCGCGGTGCGCAGCATCGGCCTCGGCCCTCTTCTGATCCGCCTCTTTGAACGTGGCAATCATCTTGTCGTGATACTCCTGGGCCAGCTCAGCGTACCTGGTGACGTCCTCGTGGTGCTTCGAGGCCTGCTCGCGCAGAGCCTGCGCCTCCTCAAGCAGCTTCTTCAGCTCCTCGTTCTTCTCGAGCTGCTCCTTGCGGAGCTTGAACTCGTTGTGGAGCATCGCGATCCTCTCGACGAGCTGCTTCTCCTTATCCGGGCTCAGCACCTCGGTCTGCTGTCTGAACTCCAGGTGATCTATCTCCCTGCGGAGCTCGCGGATCGACCTGTCCCCGGAGAGGTTGTACTTCTTACGGATCTCGTCGATCTTCGCGTAGATCTGGTTCGTCTTCTCGTTGAGCTCATCGCGAAGCTTCTTCGACTCCGCGACCTTGGTGTTGTACTCGTCGCGAAGCTTCTTGAGCTCCTGTGCCTTCTCTATGAGCTCCTTTGTCTCCTTGTTCAGCTCGTTCCTTTTCGCAGCCCACCTGCTGGCCTCTGCATTCAGCTGGCTGCGCTTCTCCTTGAAGATAAGCGACTCCTGTTTGAGCTTGGCCTTCTTCTCTTCCAGTTCTGCAAGCATCCCCCTTTTTTCCTCCTTTTCCAGCACATGGCTGGGGTTCTGCCTGGGCTCGCTGCCCAGCACGCCCGTGGGCGTATCTCCTCCTCTGTACATTATGGGGTTCCCTCGACGGCAAATCAGCAGGGTCCTACACGTCAGATATCAACAAACAAGTGCGATCGCAAATGCGATGGCGCCGTTGTGCCGCATGCGTTCTCCACCAAAAGACATCCCTGTTGCGGACCATGCCGGTCGACTACTGTCCAAGCATCAGATACCTTTAACGTATTAATCTTTTGGTAGCATCTGTATGGGGGTGAGATCGCATAGATGCCTCAGAGGGGCGGGTATTTGAGTTATAGGCTCGAATCACTGAACGAATCTTCTGGAATCAATGGCCTCGGACAAAAGACTCCATAAATCTGGGCTGAGTGCTGGGTTGTGTGCACAGATCATTGAACACAGCAGGTGACACCGCAGGATCTGTGATCTGCTGTGCTAGAAGGTGTCGATTCCTGAAATTCCATTCAGCGATTCAGGCACGCGACCGAGTGCTGCGGATCTCAATTATGCCAGTAATAGTCGGTGAGCGCAGATGCTGTTTGCAGAAAAATCATTTAATACCAGAAGATCCTTAAAATATTGATATCCTGCGGGCACTTTCATCACAGGATCGCCGATTCTTCTTCGGCGTGCCTTCCCTGTGCCACTGGATAAGCGCAGATGCATCGTGGGGGTTATTCAGATCGCAGAGCTGCAACCGCATTCCATACACGCAGATGATGTGCTCAAGCAGCTGAGCACCTCTTCAACGGGTCTCACCCGGGAGGAGGCGGCTGAGCGACTGGAGCGCTTCGGCAGGAACACGCTTCCGCGAGCAAAGCCTCTGAGCATACAGATGCTCTTTCTGCGGCAGTTTCTGAGCCCTCTGATCTATGTTCTCCTGGCAGCGGCTGCGGTCTCCTTCTTCCTGGAGAGGATGACAGACGCCATCTTCATCCTCGCCGTGCTCCTGATCAACGCGATCATCGGAACAGCCCAGGAGTATTCAGCCGAGCGGAACATAGAGTCTCTGAGAGATCTGGTCAGGACGTATGCACGTGTTGTCAGGGAGGGCGAGAGCTTTGAGGTGGATGCTGAGGAGTGCGTGCCCGGAGATGTGGTTCTCCTGGAGGAGGGCATGAAGGTGCCTGCCGATCTCCGCCTTCTCGAAACGCACGCTCTCGAGGTGGACGAGTCCCTGCTCACAGGAGAGTCGACTCCTGTATCAAAGGATGCATCTGCTCTGCTGAAATGGAATGCAGCCCTTGGCGATCGCGTCAACATGGCCTTCGCCGGAACCATAGTTACGCGCGGTCGTGGCAGAGGTGTGGTGGTGGCGACCGGCAGAGAGACCGAGCTGGGAAGGCTGGCCGGATCCCTGACAGACGTGGAGTCTGCGAAGCCGCCTCTGACAAGAAGAATGGAGGTATTCTCCGCGAACATAGCGAAGGCGGTACTGATAGCGGTTATTCTGATAATCGCCATCGAGGTCAGAAGGGGCATGGATGCGGCGCAGGTCTTCGTTCAGTCTGTGGCCCTTGCGGTCTCCGCTATTCCTGAGGGTCTGCCCGTGGCGCTGACTGTCGTGCTTGCGGTGGCGGTCAACCGCATGGCCCGGCGCAACGTCATCGTGCGTCGCATGGTTGCCGTGGAGACGCTCGGATCATGTGACTTCATAGCCTCCGACAAGACCGGCACACTCACGATGAACGAGCTGACTGCGCGGCTTGTAGCCATACCAGGCCACGGGTTCATGGAGGTGACGGGAGAGGGAATCTCTCCGGAGGGGGAGATCAGAACCGCCCATGGAAAACCCACCGAGCAGGAGGAGCACATCATAAAAAGAGTCGTTACTGCAGCTGCTCTCTGCAACGAGGCGTTCTTCGGGATGCGCGATGGCCGCTGGGTACACCACGGAGATACCGTCGATGTGGCGCTTCTAGTAATGGCGCACAAGGTGGGTGTTAGGCAGGCGGATATCACCGCGAGGTATCCGATGATCGCGCAGATACCGTTTGCATCTGAGAGAAAGTTCGCGGCCACGCTGAACAGGGTCGATGGCAGGCTCCATGCATTCGTCAAGGGCGCTCCTGAGACGCTGCTGGAGATGTGCAGCAGCATGGTCACAATCGATGGCGAGGCTCCGCTCGAGAGAGATGCGATCGAGAGATGCGCATCGGATATGGCGAATAACGGCTACAGGGTTCTTGCGATAGCCGATGGCGCGCTTGAAAGCGATGAGGATTTCTCTGATAGGCGGCTCAAAGGTCTCACTTTCCTCGGCCTGATCGGAATGATAGATCCGCTCAGACCAGAGGCAAAGCCCGCTGTGGCCAGATGCAGAAAGGCCGGCATAGAGGTTGCCATGGTCACCGGTGACCACCCGATCACCGCGCTGGCCATAGCCCGTGAGCTCGGAATGGCTCAGGGCATGGATGAGGTGGTGACAGGCCCTGAGCTCAGAAAGGCGGAGCTGATTGGAAAGGAAGCGTTTGACGATCTTGTGAGGAGAGCGAGGGTCTTTGCAAGGGTTGAGCCAAGACAGAAGCTGGACATAATCCAGTCCCTGATCCGCCTGGGGCGTACTGTTGCGGTAACTGGAGATGGCGCAAATGATGCACCTGCCATGCGTGCAGCCCATGTCGGCGTCGCCATGGGAAAGAGCGGGACAGATATCGCAAAGGAGAGCGCAGAGCTGGTCATAACAGACGACAACTTCGCGTCCATCGTCGCAGGCGTGGAAGAGGGCAGGGTCGCATACAGCAACGTGCGCAAGGTCATATTCCTCCTGGTATCGACAGGGGCTGCGGAGATAGTGCTGTTCTTTCTCGCACTCTTTGCAGCTGTACCCCTTCCACTGCTTGCTGTCCAGCTCCTCTGGCTAAACCTTGTGACCAACGGCATACAGCACATAGGCCTCGCCCTGGAGCCGGCCGAGGGTGATGAGATGAGGAGACCACCTAGGCCCCAGCGAGAGGGAATATTCAACAGGATAATGCTGGAGAGGATACTGCTCTCGTCCATCGTGATGGGCGGAGTTGCATTCGGACTCTACAAATACCTCCTGGGCACAGGCTCGAGCCTGGATGAGGCGAGAAACAGCACGATGCTGCTCATGGTTCTTTTCGAGAACATACAGGTCTTCAACAGCCGATCAGAGCTGCGCTCCGCGTTCAGCCTGAGCCCGACGAGAAATCCCACTCTGTTTTTTGGAACTCTTGGAGCCCAGCTGGTCCACATAGCAGCCATGTACACCCCCTGGCTCAGCGGAGTGCTGAATATCGGGCCTGTATCACTGGAACACTGGGCCAGGCTTCTGGCGCTGGCGCTTTCAATCCTCATCGCAATGGAAGCGTACAAGCTCGTCCGCCGGAGAATGTCCGGAAACTCACATGTCAGCGTAACTGAACCGCTGGATTGACTGTTGGGTTCCCTGCGATCCGAATGAACTGGGTCTCTGAATTCTCATCCCGGCGCTCTGGCATGGCAGCAGATTTGGTATGAGTGAGCCACTGAAGACACCCCATTTCATTCGCTGAATCAAAATCTCGGCCCATGCGGGCGGCTCGTCGAACAGCCCGCAGCAAATGCACATCGATCCAGGCAGCATGGGGGGCATGAGTCTGATGATCGTCCTCTCAAGATCAAACAAAAGATAATATCATTATATTTCATTATAATTTCTCTTTTTGAAGCGTTATTCACTCTGCTCAACGGCAGAACTAAATACTTCAAAAAGATTGTTTTCAGTGCTGAGCTTATGGGGTGGGCGTTCAGATGATGGGGCTTGAGGAGATGCGGAGCAGGTGGCCTGAAAAGTTTGCTCCAGAGAGATCCATATTCAGGAACATACATCCAGGTGACAGGATATTCATCGGAACCGGCTGCGCAGAGCCGCAGCATCTTGTGCGCTCTCTGATCGATTACGTCAGCAGGTACCCCACAGCCTTCTTCGACGCCGAGGTAATCCACGTCTCGACCCTCGGCGTTGCGCCATACACAGATGAGAAGTTCAGGCTGAACTTCCGCCTCGATTCGTTCTTCATAGGGGAGAGCACGCGAGATCCAATAAACCGCGCTGATGCGGATTACACTCCCATATTCCTCTCAGCGCTTCCGGAGCTGTTCAGGAATGGAACGATAAATGTCGACATGGCTCTCATACAGGCCACGCCTCCGGACGAGAACGGAGATATGAGCCTTGGAATAAGTGTGGATATAATGAAGGCTGTGATCGAGAACGCATCCAGGGTTGCCGTACAGGTCAATCCTCAGATGCCGTATGTCCATGGAGACACTCTCATTAATATAAAAGATGTCGATTACGTTGTTTACCATGAGGAGCCTCTTCTGGAGTACGTGGAGAGCGCGCCGACAGAGCTTGCTCAGCAGATAGGAAAATATGTTGCAAGAATCGTGGAGGACGGGTCCACGATACAGGTCGGCTACGGAAGCATACCGAATGCTGTTCTCTCGAACCTTCGTGACAAAAAGCATCTCGGGGTTCACACAGAGCTCCTCACGGATGGCATCGTTGAGCTCATGAAGAACGGCACTGTCGACAACAGCATGAAAACCCTCGATAGGGGGAAGACCGTGGCAACCTTCTGCATGGCCCGAAGAGAGACGTACAGGTATCTCGACAGGAATCCGGATGTGGAGTTCAGGCAGATCGATTACACCAACAACCCTCTGGTCATCGCAAAACAGAGGAACATGGTCGCGATAAACAGCGCGCTCGAGATCGATCTCACAGGTCAGGCCACGGCTGAGTCCCTTGGAGGAACACTGTACAGCGGAATAGGCGGCCAGGCAGACTTCATGAGGGGCGCGGCCATGGCTCCGGGCGGCAAGACAATTCTCGCTCTGCCGTCAACAGCGAAGAATGGTAGTGTATCGAGAATCGTACCGTGTCTTAGGAGCTGTGCCGGCGTGACGCTGACAAGAGGCGATGTAAGATACGTGGTGACAGAGCACGGCATAGCTTACCTGCATGGCAGAAACCTGCGGGAGAGGGCTATGGCACTGATAGCTGTGGCGCATCCGAAGTTCAGGGCGTGGCTGATCGAAGAGGCGAAACGGATGAACATACTCTACAGGGACCAGATCGTTCTCCCGGGATGGCAGGGGATCTACCCCGAGCACCTCGAGGTCCACAGGGTAACAAAGACAGGTCTGGAGATCCTGATGCGCCCTGTGAGAATCAGCGATGAGCCACTGCTGAAGGACTTCTTCTATTCGCTCTCAGAGGAAAGCAGGTACCAGAGGTTCATCTCTATGAGAAAAGAGGTCCCAAGAGATCTGCTCCAGAAGCTCACCATGATCGACTACACAAACAGAATGGTGATACTCGCCACGCTCCCAGGCAGGGAGAGGGATGTGGTGATCGGCATGGGCCAGTATGAGATCAACAAAGATAAATACACCGCAGATATCGCGCTTGCAGTCAGGGATGACTACCAGAACCAGGGCGTGGGGAGCGAGCTTCTATCGTACCTGACACAGCTTGCGAGGAAGAGCGGCCTTCTCGGATTCACCGCAGAGGTTCTGGCAGAGAACAATCGCGTTTTCAGGCTCTTCGAGAAGATGGGTTTTGAGGTGGAGAAGATCAACGACGCAGGAATATACTACATGAAGCTCAGGTTCAGAACATGAAGCTCAGGGCGTTTCGAGTTCTGCGCTGATCTCAGGCAGCGGTGCTGTTTTGTTTCGAGACAAGCTTTCTGCCCTCACGGCCGTCATTATGGCATGCGGTTCTTCGAGAGCCTCATGACCCTGATCTCGCGGGCCCTCATGAACGCCATGTCGCTCTCTGTGTACCTTCCCAGCGCCTTGAGCACGACCCCCTTGTTGTACCATGCATCTTCATCCCATGGGTTCAAAGATATCGCATCCTTGCATGCGCTGAGCGCCTCCTCGTACCGGCCGAGGTTGTAGAGGGACCATGCACGGCTCTTCAGTGCAGATACGTTGTCGGGGTCGATGCTGAGAACGCGATCAAAGCATTCCAGCGCATCCTCATATAGACCCATGGCCCGGAATGTTATGCCCTTCGCGTACCATGATTGAGCGTGCTCTGGATCAACTGAGAGGGCTGAGTTGAATGCCTCTATCGCCCTTGATGCCATTCCCATGGCTCTGTAGGCGATGCCCTTACCATGCCATGCCTGGACAGATCCCGGGTCGAGCCTGAGCGCCTCCTCGTAGCAGTCCAGAGCCTCATCGTACCTGCCAGTGCTGTGCATCGACTCGCCCATCCTGATCCAGCACGCTGAATCCGATGGGCTGAGCTCAAGAGCCCTCTCAAAGCACTCGAGGGCTTCGCTGTGCCGCCCGATCGTCTGGAAAGTCTCCCCGAGTATGCACCAGTCCCTGGCCTGTGAGGGGTCGAGATTCAGAGCCACACGGTAGGCCTCGATCGCCTCCTCGTACCGCCCCATGGAGAGAAGCGCCAGGCCCTTCTGCCTCCAGCTCTCCGCATCCGCAGGCCTGGAACCGATGCATCTCTCGATCCATGCAAGCGCATATTCAGGATCCCTGTCTATGGCCTCCTGATAGGAGGAGATCGCATCATCGCATCTTCCCAGAATGAAGAGCACCTCTGCGCGGCTCTCCCAGGCCTGGACGCACCCCGGATCAGCCTCTATGGCCTTGCTGTAGCACTCAAGGGCATCCTCATAGCGGGAAAGGCAGAAGCAGGCCATTCCCTTCCCACACCATGCCGCAGTATTCCCGGGATCGATCTCCAGCGCCCTGTTGTAATACTCTATCGCCTCCTCGTAAGATCCATCGAGGTACTTCTCCTCAGCCTTCTGCAGAAGAGCAGCGACGGAAACCATGTGAGATATTCACACGAATGTACGTTATAAAACTTGCCTCTTCAATGGATTATAGTATTCTGCATAATCTTATATAATATTTATATTACATAAAATTATCTATGAAGTTAGATGCATCCAGTAGTTTTTAAGTAAATTTATATGAAGTGATGCAGAAGACTATATATGGCTGCGGGATGCACATTGTTTGCTCATGCATGTTTATGCGTATGCATTTCTGAATCCCGACATGCCTTTCAGCAATTCGAGCCCACAGCCCTCAAACGCCGCTCAAGTGTTTCAGAACCGGATACACCCGCTGCTATGGGAAAATTTGATATACGAGATGTGCAGTAGGGTAACCGGAATGGGCGTGTGGCCTAGCCAGGAGCACTGGCCGGTGGCCTTGTTCCCTAGAAGCTGTTTAGCTAGAAAGGATATGGCGGCAGCCTCCTAAGCTGTAAGCCGGGGGTTCGAATCCCTCCACGCCCGCTTTTCTCCTCACGTATTGACATTTCCGAGCTTGCACACCGCTGGCTGTGCCTGAGCCTGTACGCCATCTGGACTCTTGTCGTGCACGCTTAACCGGACATGCAACACAGTTTCTCCTCTGGCTGCTGATGGGGAGCTGATCGATCACCAGCTCGCGCTCGCAGCCGACGCTTCGATCGGGTTCGACAGCTTTTTATGGTTTCGAATACAGCGGCGAGCAGGGAGAGAATTGAGCTTCAGATGGATCGCCTGGCCTGCTGCCCTCTGTCTGATTCTGGTAGGGGCTGCATGGGCTGCAGACTACGTGTTCAACGGTGCACTAAACCTGGGCACAGGCTACCGTGACACCGAGCTGCTGGGGCAGACCGCGGCTGGCGCCCACGGCCAGAAGTTCGCAGAGAAGATCATAGGCAGCGGAAGGTTTCGCGAGAGGAGCGCGTTCGAGCTCGATGTCATAAGAAACACCATAAACTTCACGCAGGATGCGGAGTTCGAGTACTTCCCCGTGTCGTATGGTGGCGGCGCCTATAACAGAAAGTGGTCGAACAGGATCTGTGTCATAAACTATGATGCAGGATCTGCTCTCACGGAGGTCTACACAGCCTCTGAGCTGATACACAGGAGCACCGAGATCAGGAGCACAGGAGCAGTAGGCAATGAGAGCCTCCAGGCAGGGATGGACGCCACGTTCATAGGCAGCGGGCGGATAGCCTGGATGACAAGCCAGAGAAACGACAAGCGCGCGGTGGAGCTGAGCAGATCTGTTGATGAGCTCACGGGCGTTTTCTCTGTCAAGAAATACGTGGACCTGAGCAACAGATCCGGCAGGCCCAGCAGGGTCGACTGGATTCCATGCGCCTAGAAGTCGAAGAGCGACCTCTGCCTCTTCTCCTGAGCCATCTCTTTGCCCTTCTCCTTCGCAGATGTCTCTTCTGGCTTCTCCCTCTCCCCCACCACAGTTTTAAGGCCGCGATCTATCATTGCGATACGCTCTGTCTCTATCATCTTTTGCGCGTCCTCGAAGATCCGCTGAACCTTCTTGGTGGATGGAGCGCTTCCGGTCAGCATCGCGATCTCCTCGATGTTCAGGCCGAGGGTTGCTGCAACCGCCGGTCCGGTCTTCTTGCTGTTCAGCAGGGCCCCGATGAAGTGGAGAAGCTCAGATCTGGCGTATGATGTGCTGACATGGCAGTGAGCCGCTATCTTTCTGGCAGCCGAATCCCTCACAGATCTGGCCTTTTTCGTCTGACCCAGCCTCTTCCAGAGGCTCGGCGGCCTGAACTGAGTGTAGCCCCTCCGCACCTTCGAGCTGACAGCTCTAACCCCACCGGTCATCAGGAATGCGGCGTACCTCCAGAGGGTGTAGTTCTGCCTTTTCTTAACCCTCCCCAGGAAGATGTCCGCTCTCGATAGACATTCGAAGCCCTTTGCGAGCTCTCGATCCCTGTACACAGCAGGCAGATTCTCATCGATCCAGTGTATGAGGTCCTCGGGGCTCTCGTCCAGCTGGTACGTGGCCTCAAGCGCGCTTCTCGCGTTCTCACCCTTGAATATCGCGTCGAGGACCTTGAATATCGAAGCCCTGACATCCCTCTCAGAGGTCGCGACGTCCTCCAGTCGCAGGTGCTTCAGACCACGTGCCGCAGCCTCAAGATCGTTTATCGCGCTGCGCAGATCGCCTCCGGACATCTCTGCTATATGCATTATGGCGTCCGGATCGCATTCTATACCCTCGCTCCTGCAGATCTCCCTGAGGAGCGATGCTGTGGTCTGCGCTCTTATCGATCGGAACTGAACCCCATGGCATGCGTCCCTGAGCGGCTTCTCTATATCGTAGTACTCGTTTGCTATGAGAACCACTGGCTGCGTCGCATCCCTTATCACTTTAAGAATAGCTGCTGCACCGCCCCTGTCGTATGTGCCGTGGAGGTTGTCAGCCTCATCAAGTATCACGAGCCTCCTTCTGCCGGAGAACGTGCTCACCTGCGATGCCGGACCCGCTACGCTCTTGATTATCTCCGCGGTCCGCTGATCACTGGCGTTGAGCTCTATGTGGTCCCAGTCCATCTCCGATGCCAGCGCTAGAGCCGCGGATGTTTTCCCGACTCCTGGAGGCCCGTAGAGGATCAGGCACTTCACCTCCGGCCTGCCCCCCTCCCAGGCCCTGGCCCATTCTCTCAGCTCGGCTACCGCCTTTGCGTTGCCCAGTATGCCATCAAGGCTTCTGGGCCTGTACTTCTCGGCCCAGCTGGTCATGCCTTTACCAGATGCCCTCCCTTCCCGTTATCTCAAACGCCTTTATCTCCCAGACGCACATATCCATCCGCTCGAGCATCTCCCAGGTGAACATCTTTCCGCCATGCCCGCCGATCCCGCTTCTCATGAAGGCATCGAACATCCTCCGCTTGGATTCCTGAGATCCTGAGAGCTGGGCTTTTCCATAGACTATGACGCTCCTCCACCGCTGACCCTCGAGCTCATCCACCTCGAAGCAGACATTGCTGTTTCTCCTCGCGATCTCGATCTTCTTTCCTGACGGCCTGGAGTGGAGTATTACAGTTTTATCCACGTAAACATATGACATCGGTATCACGTACGGGCGATCCTCGTATGAGAGCGCGAGCCGGCCGTACCTGCATCTCCTCAGCAGATCCTCACATTCACTCATGCTCATTTCACGAACGTTCATCTCTTATCACCCCCTGAGATGGCTGGGCTTATATCCCGACTCGAACACGCTGACGTTAAAAGGGTTTCACGGGTTACCATGAAGGCACCACACATGGATCAGACTGTGTCGATTCGTTTGGACGGGATCGACACCCATCCCAAACGCCTTCATCCTTCTGCCACGCCTATAATTCGCATGCGTGCTCAAATCACAGGCGCTGCCTTACGGAACTGCTCTGCTCCAGCCTGTAGGGTCTGCGCCCTGTACGGCATTCAGTAACCCCGGCGTATCATGTAATCCGCGAGCTCCAGAAGCAGCCTTTTCGCGGGAGAGTCCTCCAGTACATCGAGTGCACGCTTCCCCCTCTCGACGAACTCCTCCGCCCTCCGCCTGGCATAATCTATGGATCCGCATCTCCTAAGGGCCGAGATGGCCTCCCTCAGCTGATCCTGGCTGGCCTGGCCCTTCCCGAATATATCGAGCCTCACGCCCTTGGAGAGAGCATCTATTATTATCATTGTCCTCTTTCCCTCTAGGATATCCCCGCCGAGCCTCTTTCCCAGGACATTCTCAGGGACGGTCAGATCGAGTATGTCATCATGTATCTGAAACCCCATGCCCGTCAGCCTGCCGAACTCCTCGAGCCCTCCTGCCACCTCAGGCGGGGCTCCGCCAAGAGTCGCGCCGATCCACGCAGAGGCGCCGTAGAGCACTCCTGTCTTCTTCTCGATCATCTCGAGGTAATCTCTCTCGGTCACGCTCTCCGCGCGCTCGAACTCCAGGTCCTGCCACTGGCCCTCGCATATCGAAGTGCATGTCCTCGCGAGCATATCCATGGCAGCGAGCACCCTCTCAGGCGGCGCGTCCACCCTGGCGAGCATCTCGAACGCCTTCGAGTAGAGGGTATCGCCTGCGAGTATCGCCCCGGATGTCCCCCATATCACATGTACCGCGGGTTTGCCGCGCCTCAGAGAGGCGTTGTCCATTATGTCATCGTGTATTAGAGTGAAGTTGTGGACCAGCTCTATGGCGACAGCAGCCGGAACCAGGCGCGCAGCCTCACACCCCACTGACTCCCCGGCTATGAGAAGCAGCGATGGTCTGAGCCGCTTTCCGCCAGCTCCCAGCAGATGCCTGGCTGCGTCGTACAGCCCTTCAGGTCTGGAGACTGGCAGGAGCTCATCTATGGCTTTGGATATCAGATCAGCGCGCCTCCTGAGCTCAGCCTCCAGATCTCCTCCCTCCAAGGTTTTCATGATCTTCGACCTCTTCAAAACTCACCCGAGGAGCAGCTCCTGGCCGTTCCTGAGGAGATGTATCGAGTATCCCAGCTTGTAGCCCGTATCCTCGGCCAGCATGAGGTACTGCCCGTGGCTGTTGAGGTTGCCGTGGCTGGGTATCACATGCTCCGGGTTTATCATGCGCAGGAGCTCCCAGTGGTCCTCCCTGCATGCATGCCCTGAGACATGCACGTTATCGTATATCCTGGCGCCCTTCATCTTCAGCTTCGTCTCAACAGTGTGACGGTTGGACATGTTGAGGGGCTGTGGTATTATACCGGCACTGAATATGACTCTATCTCCAGATTCCACCCTGAACTCCGTCTCTCCGTTTGCGATCCTGCTCAGTATCGCCCCTGGCTCGCCCTGGTGGCCTGTCGTTATGGGCAGGTACTTGTCCTTCCCCTCGACCATTATCCTCTTCAGAGCCTTATCGACAGCCTTCCGCCTGCCGCACACCGCCAGCCCGTTCCCGCGCTCCGCATATCCTGTTCTTACAGCGGTCCCCCAGTACTTCTCCATGCTCCTTCCCAGAAGGATGGGCTTGCGGCCCATTTTGCGGGCTGCCTCTATTATGGCCTTTATCCTGGCGATATGCGATGAGAATGTGGTCACAAGTATCCCAGAGTCGGTCTCCTCTGTTCCCATGAGAACATCCCAGACGAGATCCTTGGCGATCTGCTCCGATGGTGTCTTCCCTGAGACCCCCGCGTTTGTCGTCTCCGTTATCAGCGCCAGAACGCCCTCCCTTCCGAGCTGTCTCAGTCTCGGGAAATCCGGGGGCTCTCCCAGCGTCGGGCTCCTGTCGATCTTGAAGTCGTTTGCGTAAAGTATTGTCCCATGCTTTGTGTGGAGCGCGGCGAAGACGCAGTCCACTATGCTGTGCTGGACCCTGATGAACTCCAGCTCTATGTCCGGGGTCACCTGGTACCTCTCTCCTG contains the following coding sequences:
- a CDS encoding coiled-coil protein, whose protein sequence is MLAELEEKKAKLKQESLIFKEKRSQLNAEASRWAAKRNELNKETKELIEKAQELKKLRDEYNTKVAESKKLRDELNEKTNQIYAKIDEIRKKYNLSGDRSIRELRREIDHLEFRQQTEVLSPDKEKQLVERIAMLHNEFKLRKEQLEKNEELKKLLEEAQALREQASKHHEDVTRYAELAQEYHDKMIATFKEADQKRAEADAAHREFIKAQEAADEQHREFIRTQREIRDFDKIIMGLKKKSRDAREDRAKEAAKREAEEILNQFKKGEKLDTTALLRLQRAGLV
- a CDS encoding HAD-IC family P-type ATPase encodes the protein MGVIQIAELQPHSIHADDVLKQLSTSSTGLTREEAAERLERFGRNTLPRAKPLSIQMLFLRQFLSPLIYVLLAAAAVSFFLERMTDAIFILAVLLINAIIGTAQEYSAERNIESLRDLVRTYARVVREGESFEVDAEECVPGDVVLLEEGMKVPADLRLLETHALEVDESLLTGESTPVSKDASALLKWNAALGDRVNMAFAGTIVTRGRGRGVVVATGRETELGRLAGSLTDVESAKPPLTRRMEVFSANIAKAVLIAVILIIAIEVRRGMDAAQVFVQSVALAVSAIPEGLPVALTVVLAVAVNRMARRNVIVRRMVAVETLGSCDFIASDKTGTLTMNELTARLVAIPGHGFMEVTGEGISPEGEIRTAHGKPTEQEEHIIKRVVTAAALCNEAFFGMRDGRWVHHGDTVDVALLVMAHKVGVRQADITARYPMIAQIPFASERKFAATLNRVDGRLHAFVKGAPETLLEMCSSMVTIDGEAPLERDAIERCASDMANNGYRVLAIADGALESDEDFSDRRLKGLTFLGLIGMIDPLRPEAKPAVARCRKAGIEVAMVTGDHPITALAIARELGMAQGMDEVVTGPELRKAELIGKEAFDDLVRRARVFARVEPRQKLDIIQSLIRLGRTVAVTGDGANDAPAMRAAHVGVAMGKSGTDIAKESAELVITDDNFASIVAGVEEGRVAYSNVRKVIFLLVSTGAAEIVLFFLALFAAVPLPLLAVQLLWLNLVTNGIQHIGLALEPAEGDEMRRPPRPQREGIFNRIMLERILLSSIVMGGVAFGLYKYLLGTGSSLDEARNSTMLLMVLFENIQVFNSRSELRSAFSLSPTRNPTLFFGTLGAQLVHIAAMYTPWLSGVLNIGPVSLEHWARLLALALSILIAMEAYKLVRRRMSGNSHVSVTEPLD
- a CDS encoding tetratricopeptide repeat protein — protein: MVSVAALLQKAEEKYLDGSYEEAIEYYNRALEIDPGNTAAWCGKGMACFCLSRYEDALECYSKAIEADPGCVQAWESRAEVLFILGRCDDAISSYQEAIDRDPEYALAWIERCIGSRPADAESWRQKGLALLSMGRYEEAIEAYRVALNLDPSQARDWCILGETFQTIGRHSEALECFERALELSPSDSACWIRMGESMHSTGRYDEALDCYEEALRLDPGSVQAWHGKGIAYRAMGMASRAIEAFNSALSVDPEHAQSWYAKGITFRAMGLYEDALECFDRVLSIDPDNVSALKSRAWSLYNLGRYEEALSACKDAISLNPWDEDAWYNKGVVLKALGRYTESDMAFMRAREIRVMRLSKNRMP
- a CDS encoding GNAT family N-acetyltransferase, whose translation is MMGLEEMRSRWPEKFAPERSIFRNIHPGDRIFIGTGCAEPQHLVRSLIDYVSRYPTAFFDAEVIHVSTLGVAPYTDEKFRLNFRLDSFFIGESTRDPINRADADYTPIFLSALPELFRNGTINVDMALIQATPPDENGDMSLGISVDIMKAVIENASRVAVQVNPQMPYVHGDTLINIKDVDYVVYHEEPLLEYVESAPTELAQQIGKYVARIVEDGSTIQVGYGSIPNAVLSNLRDKKHLGVHTELLTDGIVELMKNGTVDNSMKTLDRGKTVATFCMARRETYRYLDRNPDVEFRQIDYTNNPLVIAKQRNMVAINSALEIDLTGQATAESLGGTLYSGIGGQADFMRGAAMAPGGKTILALPSTAKNGSVSRIVPCLRSCAGVTLTRGDVRYVVTEHGIAYLHGRNLRERAMALIAVAHPKFRAWLIEEAKRMNILYRDQIVLPGWQGIYPEHLEVHRVTKTGLEILMRPVRISDEPLLKDFFYSLSEESRYQRFISMRKEVPRDLLQKLTMIDYTNRMVILATLPGRERDVVIGMGQYEINKDKYTADIALAVRDDYQNQGVGSELLSYLTQLARKSGLLGFTAEVLAENNRVFRLFEKMGFEVEKINDAGIYYMKLRFRT